In Parasegetibacter sp. NRK P23, a single genomic region encodes these proteins:
- a CDS encoding gliding motility-associated C-terminal domain-containing protein — protein sequence MRKLLIFVLLFAAGYPVMSRHITGGEMFYEYLGSSGNGHNYRVTLKLYRDCYSSGAQLDLTVQFGVFSNGTNSLVRTESVNRSTVEQVTLGSISPCISNPPQLCYEVGYYVAEINLPASTAGYTISFQRCCRVGGIENVLNSSSMGVTYLATIPGSLSEPTAPANNSARFTGKDDVLICANSYFEYDFGAADPDQGDVVTYELCEAYMGGSMNSPSPTTPDAPPYNSVPYSPGYSGGSPMGLTVSINPNTGLVSGTAPYAGIYVLTVCASEYRNGRLINVNRKDIQVAVAGCLTTDAVLYPEYQLCESFTFSPSNRNNSPLINAQQWDFGVPGTNTDVSNEMNPTFTFPDTGTYTITLTTNPGQDCSDVTTATVRVYPGFRPGFRFFESCATVPISFEDTTTARYGTVNYRHWDFGDISTLADTSNTRNPTYTYGSVGTRLVTMIVGTSKGCRDTISSNVNVLLKPPIQLTNDTLICTIDTLQLNASGIGTFTWSPNYMISSTTGPSPLVSPDVPTKYYVNLVTVPGCENIDSVFVDTRSFVTIDAGRDTTICQTDSITLRPSGDALGFTWTPEGLLNNNRLKNPKVAPTVSTTFTVEGTIGKCAATSSVNVNVIPYPEANAGPDHTICLDSSAILIGSYTGAFFNWSPLPTLSNTRSMNPVASPKVTTAYVLTVTDTVGCPKPFRDTTIVNVMPEVMAFAGNDTLVVTNQPLQLNASGGELYEWTPPIGLNDPFSQRPLALLTEDASYSLKVITPFGCYAYDTLNVKVFKTGPDIFVPNAFTPNADGHNDVLKAIPVGIMKFDYFRIYNRWGQQVFGTSDPTKGWDGTVNGKPQSAEGFVWMAAGTDYMGNPMLRKGTVVLVR from the coding sequence GTGAGAAAACTCTTGATCTTTGTGCTTCTTTTTGCTGCCGGCTACCCTGTGATGTCCCGCCATATCACCGGAGGTGAAATGTTTTATGAATACCTCGGATCATCCGGAAACGGACACAACTACAGGGTAACACTCAAACTTTACAGAGACTGCTATTCTTCAGGCGCTCAGTTGGACCTTACCGTGCAGTTTGGCGTATTCTCCAATGGCACCAATAGCCTGGTGAGAACAGAATCGGTTAATCGCTCAACCGTAGAACAGGTTACACTTGGTTCCATCAGCCCCTGTATCAGTAATCCACCGCAATTGTGTTATGAAGTAGGCTACTATGTAGCAGAAATAAACCTTCCCGCCTCCACCGCCGGCTATACCATTTCTTTCCAGCGTTGCTGTCGGGTAGGTGGCATTGAGAATGTGCTGAATTCATCCAGCATGGGGGTTACCTATCTCGCCACGATACCTGGCTCTTTAAGCGAACCCACCGCACCTGCCAACAACAGCGCTCGTTTTACGGGAAAAGATGATGTGCTGATCTGTGCAAACTCTTATTTTGAATATGATTTCGGCGCGGCCGATCCGGATCAGGGTGATGTGGTGACCTATGAATTGTGTGAGGCATATATGGGCGGAAGCATGAACTCTCCTTCTCCCACAACGCCAGATGCTCCTCCCTACAACAGTGTGCCATACTCTCCCGGATACAGTGGCGGATCACCAATGGGTTTAACAGTAAGCATCAATCCGAATACAGGCCTGGTGAGTGGTACAGCACCTTATGCCGGTATTTATGTGCTTACCGTTTGCGCCTCGGAATACCGCAATGGCAGACTGATCAATGTGAATAGAAAAGATATCCAGGTGGCCGTGGCCGGTTGTCTTACCACTGATGCCGTGCTCTACCCGGAATACCAGCTGTGCGAATCTTTTACTTTCAGTCCGAGTAACAGGAACAATAGCCCCCTTATCAATGCGCAGCAATGGGATTTTGGCGTGCCCGGCACCAACACGGATGTTTCCAACGAAATGAATCCCACTTTCACTTTCCCCGATACGGGAACGTATACGATCACCCTTACCACCAACCCCGGACAGGATTGCTCCGATGTTACCACTGCTACCGTTCGGGTGTATCCGGGTTTTCGTCCGGGTTTCCGCTTCTTTGAATCCTGCGCCACCGTTCCCATCAGTTTTGAAGATACCACCACGGCAAGGTACGGCACCGTGAACTACAGGCATTGGGATTTCGGAGATATAAGTACTCTGGCAGACACCAGCAATACTCGGAATCCAACCTACACCTATGGCAGCGTAGGCACACGATTGGTAACCATGATTGTAGGCACCAGTAAAGGATGCAGGGACACCATTTCGAGTAACGTGAACGTTTTGCTGAAGCCGCCAATACAACTCACCAACGATACGCTCATTTGCACCATAGATACCTTACAGCTGAACGCAAGCGGCATCGGCACTTTCACCTGGAGCCCGAACTACATGATCAGTTCAACTACCGGTCCCTCCCCGCTCGTAAGTCCTGATGTGCCTACAAAATATTATGTGAACCTGGTCACCGTTCCTGGTTGTGAAAATATTGATTCTGTATTCGTGGATACCCGCTCCTTCGTTACGATTGATGCGGGAAGGGATACGACTATCTGCCAGACGGACAGCATCACATTACGCCCATCCGGTGACGCGCTTGGTTTTACCTGGACACCGGAAGGTTTGCTGAACAACAACCGCTTGAAAAATCCTAAAGTAGCACCAACTGTGTCCACCACCTTTACCGTTGAAGGCACCATCGGAAAATGTGCTGCCACCAGTTCCGTAAACGTGAACGTGATCCCCTACCCCGAAGCCAATGCAGGTCCCGATCACACCATCTGCCTGGATTCTTCCGCCATCCTGATCGGCTCCTACACAGGCGCATTCTTCAACTGGTCACCTTTACCAACGCTATCGAATACCCGAAGCATGAACCCGGTGGCAAGTCCTAAAGTCACCACAGCATATGTACTAACGGTTACGGACACTGTAGGTTGCCCCAAACCATTCCGGGATACGACCATTGTGAATGTGATGCCAGAGGTAATGGCCTTTGCCGGGAACGATACGCTGGTGGTCACCAATCAGCCCCTTCAGTTGAACGCTTCCGGCGGCGAACTGTATGAATGGACGCCTCCCATTGGGTTAAACGATCCTTTCTCCCAGCGGCCCCTCGCCCTGCTTACGGAAGACGCTTCTTATTCCCTGAAAGTGATCACGCCCTTTGGATGTTACGCTTATGACACGTTGAACGTGAAAGTATTTAAGACCGGCCCGGACATCTTCGTTCCCAATGCATTCACGCCTAATGCCGATGGACACAACGATGTTTTAAAAGCTATTCCCGTGGGCATCATGAAGTTCGATTATTTCCGTATCTATAACCGCTGGGGGCAACAGGTGTTCGGCACCAGCGATCCTACAAAAGGATGGGACGGAACGGTGAACGGCAAACCGCAATCAGCCGAAGGATTCGTTTGGATGGCCGCCGGAACGGACTATATGGGCAATCCCATGCTCAGGAAGGGAACGGTAGTTTTGGTAAGATGA
- a CDS encoding PKD domain-containing protein gives MKKLIGTGVLALLSIISFAAHISGGEMFYKYIGPGANGTLRYEITLRLFRDCDAGGTNVATMPTSVIIGLFENLTNGAYSTVVPINVSRTRMDRLSLDNPSPCIINAPRVCYDVGYFTFTRDLARNEFGYTIAYQTCCRIDNISNTIANGNSESGSPGATYVARIPGSSTLGATDVNSSPVFALSDASLVCRGNNLTLDFSATDPDGDELTYEFCSAYGSGTKGNATESAPSSPAQYNNLSYQAGYSGASPLGSNVSINGSTGIISGIAPTGGNIRPNGVSYFVVNVCITERRNGNVISTHRKDFILKVTACQIADADLPINAVTCDGLSYTFSNLSNSSLIRTYYWDFGVPGSTPSTDPSPTFVFPTPGDYTVKLVINRNGDCSDSATTTVGVYPGFNTDFEIVAGCVDVPVKFIDKTVSQHGTVNSWKWDFGDLSTTTDISSQQNPDYKYGTSGTRNVMLISGNDKGCTDTLYQTFELPDKPVVQLGFRDTLICSIDTLQLRMNGPGTYTWSPNYMISDLTVAEPLVSPDVTTTYIVDLDYLGCKAQDSVKVNVVDFVTLYAGNDTTICLTDDLTLKPETDALYFLWTPAGTLDRDNVKNPVATPVAAITTYQVIGSIGKCSATDEVTVFGFPYPIVNAGQDHVICTDSLVLLTGTHNADRFSWSPASTLLNSNTLTPTAFPATTTEYYLTAQYLTGCLKPVTDTALVTVIPPVPAFAGNDTAIVVGQPLLLNATGGDIYEWDPPLGLSNTRIFNPIANISSDQTYSVKVITNEGCYAYDTMSVKVFRTAPDIFVPNAFSPNGDGHNDIFRAYPVGIAQFNYFRVYNRWGQLVFSTSTPSAGWDGKINGKQQSTGTFVWQADGVDYTGKKVFRKGTAVLVK, from the coding sequence ATGAAAAAACTGATTGGAACCGGTGTTTTGGCACTGCTGAGTATCATAAGTTTCGCCGCCCATATTTCGGGGGGTGAAATGTTCTATAAATATATCGGTCCCGGCGCGAATGGCACGCTGCGATACGAAATCACGCTCCGGCTTTTCAGAGATTGCGACGCCGGAGGTACTAATGTGGCTACAATGCCTACAAGCGTAATCATAGGCCTTTTTGAAAACCTTACCAATGGAGCGTACAGTACCGTTGTTCCCATAAACGTTTCCAGAACCAGAATGGATCGTCTTTCCCTTGACAACCCTTCACCTTGTATCATTAACGCGCCGCGCGTTTGTTACGATGTCGGTTATTTTACTTTTACACGTGACCTCGCCCGCAATGAGTTCGGCTATACCATTGCCTACCAGACCTGCTGCAGAATTGACAACATCAGCAATACCATCGCCAACGGCAACTCAGAAAGCGGATCACCTGGCGCAACGTATGTGGCCAGGATTCCGGGTAGTAGTACGCTTGGTGCAACTGATGTGAATTCCAGTCCGGTTTTCGCCCTGAGTGACGCCTCTCTGGTATGCAGGGGCAACAACCTTACCCTCGATTTCTCAGCCACCGATCCCGATGGAGATGAGCTTACCTACGAATTTTGTTCCGCTTATGGAAGCGGAACGAAGGGGAACGCCACAGAATCGGCCCCGTCTTCGCCCGCGCAATACAACAACCTTTCTTACCAGGCCGGCTACAGTGGGGCCAGCCCGCTGGGCAGTAATGTTTCCATCAATGGTTCCACCGGAATCATATCCGGCATAGCCCCAACGGGCGGAAATATCCGTCCAAACGGTGTTTCTTATTTTGTGGTGAATGTATGTATCACAGAAAGAAGGAACGGAAATGTGATCAGTACACACAGAAAAGACTTCATATTAAAAGTTACGGCCTGCCAGATCGCCGACGCTGATCTGCCAATCAATGCTGTAACCTGCGATGGCCTATCGTATACATTCAGTAATCTTTCCAACTCGTCGCTTATCCGAACTTATTACTGGGACTTTGGCGTACCCGGCTCAACGCCCTCCACCGACCCCTCGCCCACCTTCGTGTTTCCAACCCCTGGAGATTATACCGTTAAGCTGGTCATCAACAGGAACGGCGACTGTTCCGACTCCGCCACCACCACCGTAGGCGTTTACCCGGGCTTTAACACAGATTTTGAGATTGTGGCAGGATGCGTGGATGTTCCCGTAAAGTTTATTGATAAGACCGTTTCCCAGCATGGAACCGTAAACTCCTGGAAATGGGACTTCGGCGACCTTTCCACCACGACGGATATTTCTTCCCAGCAAAATCCTGACTACAAATACGGTACATCAGGAACAAGGAACGTCATGCTCATTTCCGGCAACGACAAAGGTTGTACCGATACCTTATACCAGACATTTGAATTGCCCGACAAACCCGTTGTTCAACTTGGTTTTCGTGATACTCTGATTTGTAGCATTGATACGCTTCAACTCAGAATGAATGGCCCGGGCACCTACACCTGGTCTCCAAACTATATGATCAGCGATCTCACTGTGGCGGAGCCGCTGGTTTCACCTGATGTAACCACCACCTATATTGTGGACCTGGATTACCTCGGCTGCAAAGCGCAGGATTCCGTAAAAGTGAACGTGGTAGATTTCGTTACACTTTATGCGGGAAACGATACCACCATCTGTCTCACAGATGACCTTACGCTGAAACCCGAAACAGACGCGCTATATTTTCTCTGGACCCCGGCAGGCACGCTCGACAGGGATAACGTCAAAAACCCCGTAGCTACGCCGGTTGCAGCCATCACCACCTACCAGGTAATCGGAAGTATCGGGAAATGTTCCGCAACGGATGAGGTAACCGTTTTCGGCTTCCCCTATCCCATTGTAAACGCCGGGCAGGACCATGTTATCTGTACCGATTCACTTGTACTATTAACGGGTACACACAACGCTGACAGGTTTTCCTGGAGTCCGGCTTCAACATTACTAAATTCGAATACCCTTACGCCAACGGCTTTCCCGGCCACCACCACCGAATATTACCTCACCGCGCAATACCTTACAGGGTGCCTGAAACCAGTTACTGATACAGCATTGGTGACCGTGATTCCACCTGTACCGGCTTTCGCGGGAAATGATACCGCTATCGTTGTGGGACAGCCACTCCTGCTGAACGCTACGGGAGGCGACATTTATGAATGGGATCCGCCGTTGGGATTAAGCAACACCCGCATATTCAACCCCATTGCAAACATTTCCTCCGATCAGACTTATAGCGTGAAAGTAATTACCAATGAAGGTTGTTACGCTTACGATACGATGTCCGTAAAAGTGTTCCGAACAGCTCCAGATATTTTCGTTCCCAATGCCTTCTCTCCCAATGGCGATGGCCACAACGACATATTCCGCGCATACCCGGTGGGTATAGCCCAATTCAATTACTTCCGCGTTTATAACCGATGGGGGCAGCTCGTTTTCAGTACCTCCACCCCTTCCGCAGGCTGGGACGGAAAAATAAACGGGAAACAACAAAGTACCGGTACGTTTGTTTGGCAGGCCGACGGCGTGGATTATACCGGTAAAAAAGTGTTCCGGAAAGGTACCGCTGTACTGGTGAAATAA
- a CDS encoding SDR family NAD(P)-dependent oxidoreductase, protein MQQTILVTGATAGFGKAIAHKFAANGWKLIVIGRRKERLEELCAELKQKYKAETLALCYDIRDKAAGFSAIETLPDAWKKIDVLVNNAGLAAGRDHFEDASLDDWEAMIDTNLKGLLYTSKAVIPLMIAGNTGHIINIGSIAGKEVYEKGNVYCATKHAVDAISKGMRIDLLEHGIKVTAIHPGAAETEFSLVRFKGDQAMADAVYKGYEPLRGEDIADIVFYTTSLPPHVCINDLVVTPTAQANSVHTFKK, encoded by the coding sequence ATGCAGCAAACCATACTTGTAACCGGAGCCACCGCCGGTTTCGGAAAAGCCATCGCCCATAAATTCGCCGCCAACGGCTGGAAACTGATTGTTATCGGAAGAAGGAAAGAAAGACTGGAGGAACTTTGCGCCGAACTGAAACAAAAATACAAGGCGGAAACACTGGCATTGTGCTATGACATCCGGGATAAAGCGGCCGGTTTTTCCGCCATCGAAACACTTCCCGATGCCTGGAAAAAAATTGATGTACTGGTCAACAACGCAGGACTGGCTGCCGGAAGGGACCATTTTGAAGATGCCTCACTTGACGACTGGGAAGCGATGATAGATACCAACCTGAAAGGACTGCTTTATACCTCCAAGGCCGTGATTCCACTGATGATCGCGGGAAATACCGGGCACATCATCAACATCGGTTCCATCGCCGGGAAAGAAGTTTACGAGAAAGGAAATGTGTACTGCGCCACCAAACATGCGGTGGACGCTATCTCCAAAGGAATGCGCATCGATCTCCTGGAGCATGGCATCAAGGTTACGGCCATTCATCCGGGAGCAGCGGAAACGGAGTTTTCCCTCGTCCGATTCAAAGGCGATCAGGCGATGGCCGATGCCGTATACAAAGGGTATGAACCGCTGCGCGGAGAAGACATCGCCGATATTGTTTTCTATACCACGTCGCTCCCCCCGCATGTGTGCATCAACGACCTGGTGGTTACGCCAACGGCCCAGGCCAATTCAGTACATACTTTTAAAAAGTAA
- a CDS encoding alpha/beta fold hydrolase has protein sequence MFRNEVLFKGQPVFYGKTGEGPAVILVHGFGEDHHIWKETIQRLSKNFTVLFPDVPGSGHSPLNPSLSSIDDYAGAIHEIVAHEKITALSMVGHSMGGYITLAFAEQYPDKLTGFGLFHSTALADSQEKVEARRKGIRFIENNGAAAFLKQSTPNLFTPEFCERHPETVQQIMDHGKTFTDAALIQYYESMIARPERTEVLKNATVPVLFILGKQDQAVSFADTLPQTYLPAVAYLEILESSAHMGMFEEKEKSMAILEKFLREIAVYKE, from the coding sequence ATGTTCAGAAATGAAGTACTATTTAAAGGACAGCCGGTTTTTTACGGCAAAACGGGTGAGGGCCCCGCGGTAATACTGGTACATGGTTTTGGAGAGGACCATCATATCTGGAAAGAAACCATTCAGCGATTAAGTAAAAATTTCACCGTACTATTTCCCGATGTGCCCGGAAGCGGGCATTCTCCCCTTAATCCATCACTTTCCTCGATTGATGATTATGCCGGAGCCATACACGAGATAGTGGCGCATGAAAAGATCACTGCTTTGTCGATGGTAGGCCATAGTATGGGCGGATACATCACATTGGCGTTCGCGGAACAATATCCCGATAAACTCACGGGATTCGGCCTGTTCCATTCCACAGCCCTGGCCGACAGCCAGGAAAAGGTGGAAGCCCGGCGGAAAGGCATCCGTTTTATCGAAAACAACGGAGCAGCCGCTTTTCTTAAACAGTCCACACCCAACCTGTTCACTCCCGAATTCTGTGAGCGCCATCCCGAAACTGTTCAGCAGATAATGGATCACGGAAAAACGTTTACCGATGCAGCGTTGATACAATATTACGAATCAATGATCGCGAGGCCGGAGCGAACCGAAGTGCTGAAAAATGCGACCGTGCCGGTACTGTTCATCCTCGGGAAACAGGATCAGGCGGTATCGTTTGCCGATACTTTGCCGCAAACTTATCTTCCGGCAGTTGCTTACCTGGAAATACTGGAATCGTCGGCGCATATGGGTATGTTTGAAGAAAAAGAAAAGAGCATGGCTATTTTGGAGAAATTTTTGCGGGAAATTGCCGTTTATAAGGAGTGA
- the lnt gene encoding apolipoprotein N-acyltransferase: MKKQYSTFPGWGLALVAALLLWAAWPVSPLSFLVFFGFVPLLYLGTTTPSRRKFMLCTALAMAVWNGLTTWWIWNASGIGMVAAVLVNTLVMLFPWFIYHFVLTRKGATWGGYAWLLAWLSMEYFHLQNWGLSWPWMTLGNVFATQPDWVQWYEITGTSGGSCWVLLVNLMLFRLLTAEAGFRRKSIAAASAILLPLLFSFSLIQWRTGNRKQPARNVVVVQPNIDPYEEKFLAGTQEMQIQQLIRLSESQIDENTALVIWPETAIPVQAWEEELKQNYFFYPVYDFLQRHPDVNLFTGIDGYRRLPKDAPKTLSARRLGETDQYYEAFNSGALIHQDTSIQLYHKSRLVPGVEMIPSWLGFMASLAGEFGGIAGTYGSQKERTVLGKEDDFFKIAPSICYESVYGEFMATYARNGANIIAIITNDGWWGNTPGYKQHMQYARLRAIENRRWVARSANTGISCFIDPLGKVYQPQPWDESSAIKQEIYPSETLTFFSRFGDVLSKAALLLLAVLLIATFTIKNHALK, from the coding sequence ATGAAAAAACAGTATTCGACTTTCCCCGGATGGGGTCTTGCACTGGTTGCTGCCCTATTATTATGGGCGGCCTGGCCGGTATCTCCCCTTAGTTTCCTGGTATTTTTTGGATTCGTCCCGTTATTGTACCTGGGCACAACTACGCCGTCACGGCGCAAATTCATGTTGTGCACGGCGCTTGCGATGGCTGTATGGAACGGCCTCACCACCTGGTGGATATGGAACGCGAGTGGCATAGGCATGGTAGCGGCAGTACTGGTGAATACCCTTGTGATGCTTTTTCCCTGGTTCATCTACCATTTTGTATTAACAAGAAAGGGTGCTACCTGGGGAGGATATGCCTGGTTGCTGGCCTGGCTGAGTATGGAGTATTTTCACTTGCAGAACTGGGGCCTTAGCTGGCCCTGGATGACCCTTGGAAATGTATTCGCTACACAACCAGACTGGGTACAATGGTATGAAATTACCGGCACCAGCGGAGGCTCGTGCTGGGTGTTACTGGTGAACCTGATGTTGTTCCGGCTGCTTACCGCCGAAGCAGGATTCCGCAGGAAATCCATCGCTGCGGCAAGCGCAATACTATTGCCGCTGCTGTTTTCCTTTTCGCTCATACAATGGAGAACCGGTAACAGAAAGCAGCCCGCCCGCAATGTGGTAGTGGTGCAACCCAACATTGATCCCTACGAAGAAAAATTTCTTGCGGGCACGCAGGAAATGCAGATACAGCAATTGATCCGGTTGAGCGAATCGCAGATCGATGAAAACACCGCGCTGGTAATATGGCCGGAAACCGCCATCCCGGTGCAGGCATGGGAAGAAGAACTGAAACAGAACTATTTCTTTTATCCGGTGTACGATTTCCTGCAACGGCATCCGGACGTCAACCTCTTTACGGGCATCGACGGGTACAGGAGACTTCCAAAGGACGCGCCAAAAACATTAAGTGCCCGCAGGCTGGGGGAAACCGATCAGTATTATGAAGCGTTTAATTCCGGTGCGTTGATACATCAGGACACTTCCATTCAGTTGTACCACAAATCCAGGTTGGTACCCGGAGTGGAAATGATCCCGTCCTGGCTCGGTTTTATGGCTTCACTGGCGGGAGAATTCGGTGGCATCGCCGGCACTTATGGCAGTCAGAAGGAACGAACTGTTTTGGGTAAAGAAGATGACTTCTTTAAGATCGCCCCTTCGATATGCTACGAAAGTGTTTACGGTGAATTCATGGCTACTTATGCCCGTAACGGCGCGAACATCATCGCGATCATCACCAACGACGGATGGTGGGGAAATACCCCTGGCTATAAACAACACATGCAATATGCGCGGCTGCGTGCCATAGAAAACAGAAGATGGGTGGCCAGAAGCGCCAACACCGGTATTTCGTGCTTTATAGACCCGCTGGGAAAGGTTTATCAGCCTCAACCATGGGATGAGTCTTCCGCCATAAAACAAGAGATTTATCCATCGGAAACGCTCACTTTCTTTTCAAGGTTCGGAGACGTTCTTTCAAAAGCCGCGCTCCTCTTGCTGGCCGTATTACTTATCGCCACCTTCACCATTAAAAACCACGCGCTAAAATAA